The following proteins come from a genomic window of Corynebacterium crudilactis:
- a CDS encoding inositol-3-phosphate synthase → MSTSTIRVAIAGVGNCATSLIQGVEYYRNADPTETVPGLMHVQFGDYHVGDIEFVAAFDVDAEKVGIDLADATEASQNCTIKIADVPHTGINVLRGPTLDGLGEHYRAMIDESAAEPVDVVQTLIDAQADVLVSYLPVGSEEADKFYAQAAIDAGCAFVNALPVFIASDPEWAQKFTDAGIPIVGDDIKSQIGATITHRVLARLFEERGVRVDRTMQLNVGGNMDFKNMLDRNRLESKKISKTQAVTSNIPEGPLAGKIEDRNVHIGPSDHVQWLDDRKWAYIRLEGTAFGGVPLNLEYKLEVWDSPNSAGIIIDAVRAAKIALDRGIGGPIMPASSYLMKSPPEQLPDDVARERLEAFIIDA, encoded by the coding sequence ATGAGCACGTCCACCATCAGGGTTGCCATTGCCGGAGTCGGAAACTGCGCGACCTCCCTTATTCAGGGTGTGGAATATTACCGAAATGCCGATCCCACTGAGACTGTGCCAGGTTTGATGCACGTTCAATTCGGCGATTATCACGTTGGCGATATTGAATTTGTGGCAGCATTTGATGTTGATGCAGAAAAAGTCGGCATCGATCTTGCCGATGCCACTGAAGCTTCACAAAACTGCACCATCAAAATTGCGGATGTCCCGCACACTGGCATTAATGTTTTGCGTGGCCCCACTCTTGATGGCCTGGGTGAGCACTACCGCGCCATGATCGATGAGTCCGCCGCCGAGCCAGTCGACGTTGTCCAGACGCTTATCGACGCACAAGCCGATGTTTTGGTGTCTTATCTTCCAGTGGGCTCCGAAGAAGCTGACAAATTTTATGCCCAAGCCGCAATCGATGCTGGTTGTGCCTTTGTTAATGCGCTTCCGGTGTTTATCGCTTCTGATCCAGAATGGGCACAGAAATTCACCGATGCTGGCATTCCGATTGTCGGTGATGATATTAAATCCCAAATCGGTGCAACCATTACCCACCGTGTGTTGGCACGACTTTTTGAAGAACGTGGCGTTCGTGTGGATCGCACCATGCAGCTCAACGTCGGTGGCAATATGGACTTCAAAAACATGCTTGATCGCAATCGCTTAGAGTCTAAGAAAATTTCCAAAACACAGGCTGTGACCTCCAATATTCCGGAAGGTCCCCTGGCCGGCAAGATTGAAGATCGCAATGTTCACATCGGACCATCCGACCATGTGCAGTGGCTAGATGACCGTAAATGGGCATATATCCGTCTCGAGGGCACTGCATTTGGTGGGGTGCCACTGAACCTGGAATACAAGCTTGAGGTCTGGGATTCGCCAAACTCCGCCGGCATCATTATTGATGCAGTCCGCGCAGCAAAGATTGCCCTTGACCGTGGCATTGGTGGGCCAATCATGCCCGCGAGCTCTTATTTGATGAAGTCCCCTCCAGAGCAGCTCCCCGATGATGTAGCACGAGAACGCCTGGAAGCATTCATCATCGATGCCTAA
- a CDS encoding DUF1846 domain-containing protein: protein MRTGFDRDLYIKMQSQHINERREQIGGKLYLEMGGKLFDDMHASRVLPGFTPDNKIAMLTELKDELEILVAINAKDLERKKTRADLDISYEEDVLRLIDVFRELGFLAEHVVLTQLEDDNYQALAFKQRLERLGLKVAAHRVIPGYPTDARRIVSEEGFGINEYVDTSRNLVVVTAPGPGSGKLATCLSQIYGDHQRGIKSGYAKFETFPIWNLPLEHPVNLAYEAATADLDDINIIDPFHLAAYDSKATSYNRDVEVFPLLKTMLEMLAGSSPYKSPTDMGVNMVGYAIIDDATCQEAARQEIVRRYFKALVDERREEQDDTISARIAIVMSKAGCTVADRRVVARALEIEEATSAPGCAIELNDGRLVTGKTSELLGCSAAMVLNALKELAGIDRSVDLLSPESIEPIQSLKTQHLGSRNPRLHTDEVLIALSVSAANSETARRALDELKNLQGCDVHTTTILGSVDESIFRNLGVLVTSEPKYQRKALYRKR, encoded by the coding sequence ATGCGCACCGGATTCGATCGCGACCTCTATATCAAGATGCAGTCGCAGCACATCAACGAACGGCGCGAGCAGATCGGCGGCAAGCTGTATCTGGAAATGGGCGGCAAACTTTTTGATGATATGCACGCCTCCCGCGTACTGCCGGGCTTTACCCCCGACAATAAAATAGCGATGCTCACAGAACTTAAAGATGAACTAGAAATCTTGGTGGCTATTAACGCCAAGGACCTCGAGCGCAAGAAGACCCGTGCAGATCTTGATATTTCTTATGAAGAAGATGTCCTGCGCCTCATCGATGTTTTCCGCGAACTGGGCTTTTTGGCAGAGCATGTGGTGCTCACGCAGTTGGAAGATGATAACTACCAGGCACTTGCTTTCAAACAACGCCTCGAGCGCCTTGGCCTTAAAGTTGCTGCTCACCGCGTCATCCCCGGCTACCCCACTGATGCCCGCCGCATTGTCAGCGAAGAAGGCTTCGGCATCAATGAGTACGTGGACACCAGCCGCAACCTCGTTGTTGTCACCGCGCCGGGCCCTGGATCCGGCAAGCTGGCTACCTGCCTCAGCCAGATTTATGGCGATCACCAGCGCGGCATTAAATCCGGCTATGCCAAGTTTGAAACCTTCCCAATCTGGAACCTGCCACTTGAGCACCCAGTCAACCTGGCCTACGAAGCCGCCACCGCGGACCTCGATGACATCAACATCATCGACCCTTTCCACCTCGCCGCCTATGACTCCAAAGCCACCAGCTATAACCGCGACGTGGAAGTCTTCCCACTGTTAAAAACCATGCTGGAAATGCTCGCAGGCTCCTCACCTTATAAATCCCCCACCGACATGGGTGTCAACATGGTCGGGTATGCCATTATCGACGACGCCACCTGCCAGGAAGCTGCCCGCCAAGAGATCGTTCGCCGTTACTTCAAAGCACTTGTCGACGAGCGCCGCGAGGAGCAGGACGATACGATTTCAGCGCGCATCGCCATCGTCATGAGCAAGGCCGGTTGCACTGTTGCCGACCGCCGCGTTGTTGCCCGCGCACTCGAAATCGAAGAAGCAACCAGCGCGCCGGGCTGTGCCATCGAACTCAATGATGGACGCCTGGTCACTGGCAAAACTTCCGAACTGCTGGGTTGTTCCGCAGCGATGGTACTCAACGCACTGAAGGAACTCGCTGGCATTGATCGCAGCGTAGATCTGCTGTCCCCAGAATCTATCGAACCGATCCAATCCCTGAAAACCCAACACCTGGGATCCCGCAACCCTCGTCTGCATACCGATGAAGTGCTGATCGCCCTCTCCGTATCTGCAGCGAACTCCGAAACAGCACGCCGAGCACTAGATGAACTGAAAAACCTCCAAGGCTGCGATGTGCACACCACCACGATCCTGGGATCAGTAGATGAGAGCATCTTCCGCAACCTTGGAGTATTGGTTACCTCCGAGCCGAAGTACCAACGTAAAGCTTTGTACCGAAAGCGTTAA
- a CDS encoding Fpg/Nei family DNA glycosylase: MPEGHVIHRLARDLNKNFGGADLEATSPQGRFAAEAALINGHRITVAEAFGKHLFVEFDSDNPEHILYIHLGLIGTFHFEPAEETRGQIRLHLSDGDIAANLRGPQWCRLITDAERTVAIGKLGADPIRDDADPEPIRIKVQRSGRSIGSLLMDQKLFAGVGNIYRAETLFRLGISPFAIGKDITTAQFQAIWADLVVLMKDGVVAGRIDTVRHEHTPEAMGRQPRKDDHGGEVYTYRRTGQECFLCDTPIKEQVMEGRNLFWCPSCQS; the protein is encoded by the coding sequence ATGCCTGAAGGACATGTGATTCATCGATTAGCTAGGGACCTTAATAAGAACTTTGGTGGTGCCGATTTAGAGGCCACGTCACCGCAAGGACGTTTTGCTGCTGAAGCTGCGCTTATTAATGGTCATCGCATCACGGTTGCGGAAGCCTTTGGCAAGCACCTTTTCGTGGAATTCGACTCAGATAATCCAGAACACATTCTCTATATCCACTTAGGCCTCATCGGCACATTCCACTTTGAACCTGCAGAAGAGACTCGTGGTCAGATCAGGCTGCACCTCTCTGATGGAGACATCGCAGCTAACCTGCGTGGACCCCAGTGGTGTCGGTTGATCACCGATGCTGAGCGCACTGTAGCCATTGGGAAACTAGGTGCGGATCCCATTCGTGATGATGCGGATCCAGAACCAATACGCATCAAAGTGCAACGCTCTGGCCGCAGCATCGGATCGTTGTTGATGGATCAAAAACTCTTTGCGGGAGTGGGCAATATTTACCGTGCAGAAACACTCTTCCGTCTCGGTATCTCACCTTTTGCTATTGGAAAAGACATCACCACCGCACAATTCCAGGCCATTTGGGCAGATCTTGTCGTTTTGATGAAAGACGGAGTCGTTGCCGGTCGTATTGATACTGTGCGCCACGAACACACTCCCGAAGCCATGGGCCGGCAACCTCGTAAAGATGACCACGGCGGTGAGGTTTATACCTACCGACGCACTGGCCAAGAGTGTTTCTTATGTGACACTCCCATCAAGGAGCAAGTGATGGAAGGCCGCAACCTGTTTTGGTGCCCGAGCTGCCAGAGCTAG
- a CDS encoding RtcB family protein codes for MNHVINFASHLEDAALKQAEATATMPFIYPHVALMPDAHYGLGSSVGTVFGTKGAIIPAAVGVDIGCGMIGVCTNYTASDLQGRDLVILRDYIERVIPLSPGNYNSTTLKDTVKPKIAELEELATRDGVDLSHSPTWKRQLGSLGGGNHFIELCLDELDRVWMFLHSGSRGVGNKIAQKHIKVARAACTEVELPDQDLAYLSEGTKEFDSYIKELNWAQRFAFLNREEMMDRFARELGFFVDKPLEEVERINCHHNYTVPEEHYGETVWLTRKGAVLADDGTPALIPGSMGTASYVVSGKGNTEALRSAPHGAGRRMSRNQAKKRFSTADLDSRMAGIVYRPGKEWIDEIPDAYKDIDQVMEDAKNLVKIRHKLRQIVNVKGT; via the coding sequence ATGAATCATGTCATTAACTTCGCTTCCCATCTAGAAGACGCTGCTCTCAAACAAGCTGAAGCAACTGCCACCATGCCGTTTATCTATCCACATGTGGCACTCATGCCTGATGCACACTACGGGTTGGGTTCCTCGGTGGGCACGGTATTCGGAACCAAGGGTGCGATCATCCCGGCGGCCGTAGGCGTGGATATAGGTTGCGGAATGATAGGCGTGTGTACCAACTACACAGCTTCTGATCTGCAGGGGCGTGATTTGGTGATACTGCGGGATTACATAGAACGTGTCATTCCGCTGTCTCCGGGAAACTACAATTCCACCACGCTGAAGGACACCGTCAAACCAAAGATCGCAGAATTGGAGGAATTGGCAACCCGCGATGGCGTTGATCTGTCACATTCACCAACGTGGAAACGCCAGTTGGGTTCCCTTGGCGGCGGCAATCACTTCATTGAGCTGTGTCTTGATGAGTTGGATCGCGTGTGGATGTTCCTGCACTCAGGTTCCCGCGGTGTGGGCAACAAGATTGCACAGAAACACATCAAAGTTGCCAGAGCTGCCTGCACAGAAGTGGAACTTCCCGATCAGGATCTTGCCTACTTGAGCGAGGGCACTAAAGAATTTGATTCCTACATCAAGGAACTGAACTGGGCGCAGCGTTTTGCGTTCCTCAACAGGGAAGAGATGATGGACAGATTTGCTCGGGAACTGGGGTTTTTCGTCGACAAGCCGTTGGAAGAGGTGGAGCGCATCAACTGTCACCATAACTACACGGTTCCGGAGGAGCACTACGGCGAAACCGTGTGGCTCACCCGCAAGGGTGCCGTGTTGGCGGACGATGGCACGCCGGCGTTGATTCCGGGGTCGATGGGCACCGCGTCTTATGTGGTTAGTGGCAAAGGCAACACCGAGGCTTTGCGCTCTGCACCGCATGGCGCGGGCCGACGGATGTCACGCAACCAGGCTAAAAAACGCTTCTCGACGGCCGACCTGGACTCCCGGATGGCGGGCATTGTCTACCGGCCGGGCAAGGAGTGGATCGATGAGATCCCAGATGCCTACAAAGACATCGACCAGGTGATGGAAGATGCGAAAAATTTGGTGAAAATCCGGCATAAGCTGCGCCAGATCGTCAACGTAAAAGGCACCTAA
- a CDS encoding YdcF family protein codes for MNALRRTLARNQLKLSHVLFRCILPLLISVVLLCGLVLAWFVYPTKAEPQPVDVVLVLAGSSDGRHQYGAQLVKEGYASNYVVSNPSGARDKVGYAHCAGKLRPKNASSFCMDPYPVITSGEARTFNELAKKEKWESVLVVTSRTHTQRVRSMFSQCYTGNSTVLNVNSLGRAGLHNAVLHEIGGYIKFWITAPCA; via the coding sequence GTGAATGCTTTGCGCCGGACATTGGCCCGGAACCAGCTGAAACTCAGCCACGTACTTTTCCGATGCATCCTGCCCCTACTCATCTCAGTGGTTCTACTGTGCGGATTGGTGCTGGCATGGTTTGTGTACCCAACAAAAGCTGAACCGCAACCCGTTGATGTTGTTTTGGTATTAGCTGGATCCAGCGATGGCAGGCACCAATACGGCGCTCAATTGGTGAAAGAAGGCTACGCCAGCAATTACGTTGTCTCCAACCCCAGCGGTGCGCGTGACAAAGTAGGTTATGCCCACTGTGCCGGGAAACTTCGACCCAAAAATGCCAGCTCTTTTTGTATGGATCCCTATCCTGTCATTACTTCTGGTGAAGCCCGCACGTTCAATGAGCTAGCCAAAAAAGAGAAATGGGAGAGCGTGCTTGTGGTGACAAGCCGTACGCATACGCAACGGGTGCGCAGCATGTTTTCCCAGTGCTACACCGGAAATTCCACAGTGCTCAATGTCAATAGCTTAGGACGCGCAGGCCTACATAATGCAGTCCTCCATGAAATTGGTGGTTACATCAAATTCTGGATCACCGCACCATGTGCATAA
- a CDS encoding methylated-DNA--[protein]-cysteine S-methyltransferase, whose protein sequence is MRHLRFESPIGELLLVASDQGLSYVAFSDENYAACTVGSTPGSNAILAQAVAELKEYFAGQRTDFSTPLEWPNQNLLSFRGKVQEFLLSIPYGESKTYKQIAADLGNAGAVRAVGSACATNPLPIFAPCHRVLRTDGTLGGYRGGLEAKQWLLELEKR, encoded by the coding sequence ATGCGTCATTTACGTTTCGAATCTCCCATTGGTGAACTCCTTCTTGTCGCAAGCGATCAAGGGCTGAGTTATGTGGCATTTTCTGATGAAAATTATGCAGCATGCACGGTCGGTTCCACTCCTGGCAGCAATGCCATTTTGGCACAGGCAGTCGCTGAGCTGAAAGAATACTTTGCAGGCCAGCGCACTGATTTTAGTACGCCATTGGAATGGCCGAATCAAAATTTACTTAGCTTCCGTGGCAAAGTGCAGGAGTTTTTGCTCTCTATTCCTTATGGTGAGAGCAAAACCTACAAACAGATTGCTGCCGATCTAGGAAACGCGGGTGCGGTCCGTGCTGTGGGTAGTGCATGCGCCACAAATCCGCTGCCTATTTTTGCTCCGTGTCACCGAGTCTTAAGAACCGATGGCACTTTGGGTGGTTACCGAGGCGGCCTAGAAGCCAAGCAGTGGTTATTAGAACTGGAAAAGCGCTAG
- a CDS encoding zinc-binding alcohol dehydrogenase family protein translates to MSVQIDTPDPTMFAVAMLDSITSEQPDFLVDVEVDRPTPGPQDLLVQIEAVSINPVDTKVRMRAGKQTHPKILGFDAVGTVVAVGSQVSLFSAGDKVFYAGSNQRPGSNAQFQVVDERLVGHAPKSLEPHDAAALPLIALTAWESLFDRLGVTQSSTGTLLVLGGSGGVPSALIQIARALTGLKVVATASRPESEAWVKKLGAHEVIDHSKNLSEQISDVDFVFSSWTAGREGELAELMKPQSHLVLIDDPENPNLGAFKQKAIAVHWEFMFTRAMFHTPDMDEQGKILNKIADMVDRGQFEAVTATVLDGLNAANIMEGHRLVEQGKTSGKIVVRI, encoded by the coding sequence ATGAGCGTGCAGATTGATACTCCAGATCCCACTATGTTTGCAGTTGCAATGCTAGATTCCATCACGTCTGAGCAACCAGATTTTTTAGTTGATGTAGAAGTCGATCGCCCCACCCCTGGCCCTCAAGATCTATTGGTCCAGATAGAAGCTGTATCCATCAATCCGGTGGACACCAAGGTGCGCATGCGCGCCGGGAAGCAAACACATCCTAAAATTTTAGGGTTTGATGCTGTAGGAACCGTGGTGGCAGTGGGATCTCAGGTGTCGCTTTTTTCTGCTGGCGATAAAGTTTTTTACGCCGGATCCAATCAACGTCCAGGAAGCAACGCTCAGTTTCAGGTAGTGGATGAACGCCTCGTGGGACATGCGCCCAAAAGCTTAGAACCTCATGATGCTGCAGCACTTCCACTTATTGCGCTTACTGCGTGGGAATCACTTTTTGATCGTTTGGGTGTCACGCAGTCTTCCACTGGCACCTTATTGGTGTTGGGCGGTTCTGGTGGAGTCCCTTCTGCTCTTATCCAAATTGCTCGTGCGCTCACTGGATTGAAAGTTGTCGCAACTGCTTCCCGCCCGGAATCAGAAGCCTGGGTGAAAAAGCTTGGTGCGCATGAAGTCATTGATCACTCAAAGAACTTGAGCGAGCAGATTTCAGACGTAGATTTTGTGTTTAGTTCCTGGACCGCTGGGCGCGAGGGTGAACTAGCTGAGTTGATGAAACCACAGTCCCACCTGGTGCTTATTGATGATCCAGAGAATCCCAACTTGGGCGCATTTAAGCAAAAAGCTATTGCTGTGCACTGGGAGTTCATGTTTACCCGAGCAATGTTTCATACTCCGGACATGGATGAGCAGGGAAAAATCTTAAACAAGATCGCAGACATGGTGGATCGTGGGCAGTTTGAGGCAGTTACAGCTACGGTGCTGGATGGGCTCAATGCCGCCAATATTATGGAAGGCCATCGGTTGGTCGAGCAAGGTAAAACTTCAGGAAAAATCGTTGTGAGGATATAG
- a CDS encoding MFS transporter encodes MSTTTAPEARFPVIPLTAMSFAAFVYVTFEMFAVGLIKPMSRDLGVTESSIGLLMTIYAGVVAVVTIPAMMWVSRFNKRTIFLITLAFLVTGIIIQALTINYAMLAAGRIIAALTHGVFWALVGPMAARMSPGHTGRAVGVVSIGSTMALVVGSPLATWIGELIGWRPATWILGILTIAAVVVLLPTVPSLPPLTPNESATAEKKTMPWGLISLVLFLLSAVTGVFAAYTYLGLIIAETVGDSFVSIGLFVFGALGLIGVTVATRTVDQRMLRGSVHTTTFFVIAAILGQIAFGLEGSLAVVIIFLAVIVFGGAYGALPTLGTTIFLHAGRNNPDSASSIYVVTYQVGIASGAALGAMAVDANWIAGTLWIMAALSLASTLVLALWSRPLLK; translated from the coding sequence ATGAGCACTACCACCGCGCCTGAAGCCCGGTTCCCTGTCATCCCTTTGACCGCTATGAGTTTTGCGGCCTTTGTTTATGTCACTTTTGAAATGTTTGCGGTTGGTCTTATCAAACCAATGTCTCGTGATCTTGGGGTGACAGAATCCAGCATTGGTCTTTTAATGACCATTTATGCGGGCGTTGTTGCAGTCGTGACCATTCCGGCAATGATGTGGGTATCGCGGTTTAATAAGCGCACAATTTTCCTGATCACCCTCGCGTTTTTGGTCACAGGAATTATCATCCAGGCCCTGACCATCAACTACGCAATGCTTGCTGCAGGTCGCATCATCGCAGCTTTAACGCACGGTGTGTTTTGGGCGCTAGTAGGGCCGATGGCAGCGCGAATGTCCCCGGGACATACTGGGCGTGCAGTGGGTGTGGTCTCTATTGGATCGACCATGGCGCTAGTGGTGGGTTCACCATTGGCAACGTGGATTGGTGAGCTTATTGGCTGGCGCCCGGCGACATGGATTCTTGGCATTCTCACAATTGCTGCTGTTGTTGTCCTACTCCCAACAGTACCGTCATTGCCACCACTGACACCCAATGAATCTGCGACAGCAGAGAAGAAAACCATGCCTTGGGGTTTGATCTCTTTGGTGCTGTTCCTGCTGAGCGCAGTCACTGGTGTGTTTGCCGCATATACCTACCTCGGGCTCATCATTGCAGAGACAGTAGGGGATAGCTTTGTCTCCATCGGACTCTTTGTCTTTGGCGCATTGGGACTCATCGGCGTGACTGTAGCAACGCGCACCGTGGATCAACGCATGTTACGCGGCAGCGTTCACACCACCACATTTTTTGTCATCGCAGCAATTTTGGGGCAGATCGCGTTTGGCCTTGAAGGCAGCTTGGCAGTAGTTATTATCTTTCTTGCTGTCATAGTTTTCGGTGGAGCTTATGGTGCGCTGCCTACACTTGGCACCACGATTTTCCTCCATGCGGGTCGGAATAATCCGGATTCTGCTTCATCGATTTATGTCGTGACTTATCAGGTGGGTATTGCTTCTGGTGCAGCACTTGGCGCGATGGCGGTGGATGCCAATTGGATTGCCGGCACCTTGTGGATCATGGCTGCCCTCTCGCTTGCTTCCACGCTGGTTTTGGCTTTGTGGTCTCGTCCATTGCTGAAATAA
- a CDS encoding NAD(P)-dependent malic enzyme: MTIELQRSTQNLTHEEIFEAHEGGKLSVSSTRPLRDMRDLSLAYTPGVAKVCEAIAEDPEVARTHTGIGNTVAVISDGTAVLGLGDIGPQASLPVMEGKAQLFNSFAGLKAIPIVLNVHDVDALVETIAAIAPSFGAINLEDISAPRCFEVERRLIERLDIPVMHDDQHGTAVVILAALRSSLKLMDRKIEDLKIVISGAGAAGVAAVDMLSNAGATDIVVLDSRGIIHDSREDLSPVKEALAAKTNPRGISGGINEAFTGADLFIGVSGGNIGEEALKLMAPQPILFTLANPTPEIDPELSQKYGAIVATGRSDLPNQINNVLAFPGIFAGALAAKAKKITPEMKLAAAEAIAAIVADELDAGHIVPTALDPRVAPAVKAAVQAVAEAQGA; encoded by the coding sequence ATGACCATCGAGCTGCAGCGTTCCACCCAAAACCTCACCCATGAGGAAATCTTCGAAGCACACGAGGGCGGCAAGCTCTCTGTTAGCTCCACTCGTCCGCTGCGCGATATGCGCGATCTCTCCCTCGCCTACACCCCAGGTGTGGCAAAGGTCTGCGAGGCAATCGCAGAAGATCCAGAGGTTGCTCGCACACACACTGGCATCGGCAACACCGTTGCGGTTATTTCCGATGGCACTGCCGTCCTTGGTCTTGGCGATATCGGACCACAGGCATCCCTTCCTGTCATGGAAGGCAAGGCGCAGCTGTTCAACTCCTTCGCCGGATTGAAGGCTATTCCTATTGTCTTGAATGTTCACGATGTTGATGCATTAGTAGAAACCATCGCAGCCATCGCGCCGTCCTTTGGCGCGATCAACCTGGAGGACATCTCCGCACCTCGTTGCTTTGAGGTAGAACGCCGTCTCATCGAACGTCTAGACATCCCAGTCATGCACGATGATCAGCATGGCACCGCCGTGGTTATCCTTGCAGCGCTGCGCAGCTCCCTCAAGTTAATGGATCGTAAGATCGAAGACCTTAAGATCGTTATTTCCGGCGCAGGGGCCGCAGGCGTGGCAGCTGTAGATATGCTGAGCAATGCAGGCGCAACAGACATTGTTGTCCTGGATTCCCGCGGCATCATCCACGACAGCCGTGAGGATCTTTCCCCAGTTAAGGAAGCCCTCGCAGCCAAGACCAACCCTCGCGGAATCAGCGGTGGCATCAACGAAGCGTTCACTGGCGCAGATCTATTCATCGGCGTTTCCGGTGGCAATATCGGCGAGGAAGCCCTCAAACTGATGGCTCCACAGCCAATCCTGTTCACCCTGGCTAACCCCACCCCAGAGATCGATCCTGAACTATCCCAGAAGTACGGCGCGATCGTAGCAACTGGCCGTTCTGATCTGCCAAACCAGATCAACAACGTGCTGGCATTCCCAGGAATCTTCGCTGGCGCTCTCGCAGCCAAGGCAAAGAAAATCACTCCAGAAATGAAGCTTGCTGCTGCAGAAGCAATCGCAGCCATCGTTGCTGATGAGCTCGATGCCGGCCACATTGTGCCTACCGCACTGGACCCTCGAGTTGCCCCAGCAGTTAAGGCCGCAGTCCAGGCTGTTGCCGAAGCACAAGGCGCTTAA
- a CDS encoding gluconokinase: protein MGSIPTMSIPFDDSRGPYILAMDIGSTASRGGLYDASGCPIKGTKQRESHEFTTGEGVSTIDADQVVREITEVINGILKAADDHNIKDQIAAVALDSFASSLVLVDAAGNALTPCITYADSRSAKYVEQLRAEIDEEAYHGRTGVRLHTSYHPARLLWLKAEFPEAFAQAKYVMTIGEYVYFKLAGITGMAMSIAAWSGILDAHTGELDLPILQNIGIDPALFGEIRNPDEPATNAVVADEKWKQLEEIPWFHAIPDGWPSNIGPGAVDSRTVAVAAATSGAMRVILPSVPAEIPSGLWCYRVSRDQCIVGGALNDVGRAVTWLERTVIKPENLDEVLIREPLEGTPAVLPFFSGERSIGWAASAQATITNIQEQTGPEQMWRGVFESLALSYQRVWEHMELAGAAPERVIASGRVATDHPEFLAMLADALDTPVIPLEMKRATLRGTALIVLEQLEPGAPRATPPFGTAHQPRFAEHYTKARELFDALYRTLV from the coding sequence ATGGGATCAATTCCAACAATGTCCATCCCTTTCGATGACTCACGTGGTCCGTATATCCTAGCTATGGATATCGGCTCCACTGCATCTCGTGGTGGTCTTTATGATGCTTCTGGTTGCCCGATTAAGGGCACCAAACAGCGGGAATCACATGAATTCACTACTGGTGAAGGTGTGTCCACGATTGATGCTGATCAGGTTGTTAGAGAGATCACCGAGGTTATCAACGGCATTCTTAAAGCAGCCGATGATCATAATATTAAAGATCAGATCGCAGCCGTTGCGCTTGATTCTTTTGCTTCTTCATTGGTATTGGTGGATGCCGCTGGCAACGCTTTGACTCCGTGCATTACCTACGCGGATTCTCGTTCCGCGAAGTATGTGGAGCAGCTTCGCGCGGAGATTGATGAGGAAGCCTACCACGGACGCACTGGTGTCCGACTGCATACCTCTTATCATCCTGCCCGTCTTTTGTGGCTGAAAGCTGAGTTCCCTGAGGCTTTCGCACAGGCTAAATATGTGATGACGATCGGTGAGTACGTTTATTTCAAACTTGCTGGCATCACCGGAATGGCTATGTCTATTGCAGCCTGGAGTGGCATTTTGGATGCGCACACCGGTGAGCTTGATTTACCAATTCTGCAGAATATTGGCATTGACCCAGCGCTTTTTGGTGAGATCAGAAATCCTGATGAACCTGCCACTAATGCTGTCGTTGCGGATGAAAAGTGGAAACAATTGGAAGAGATTCCATGGTTTCATGCAATCCCTGATGGTTGGCCATCCAATATTGGCCCAGGTGCTGTTGATTCACGCACGGTGGCGGTGGCTGCTGCTACCTCTGGCGCAATGCGCGTTATTTTGCCCAGCGTTCCAGCCGAGATTCCTTCAGGCTTGTGGTGCTACCGAGTATCCCGCGATCAGTGCATCGTGGGCGGCGCGCTCAATGATGTCGGACGTGCTGTGACATGGTTGGAACGCACGGTGATCAAGCCTGAGAATCTGGATGAAGTACTGATCCGTGAACCACTGGAAGGCACACCTGCTGTACTGCCATTTTTCTCTGGTGAACGCTCGATTGGTTGGGCAGCATCCGCGCAGGCAACGATCACTAATATTCAAGAACAGACCGGCCCAGAGCAGATGTGGCGTGGAGTTTTTGAATCACTCGCACTTTCCTACCAGCGAGTATGGGAGCACATGGAGCTAGCCGGTGCGGCCCCAGAGCGCGTTATTGCCTCCGGCCGAGTTGCCACTGACCATCCAGAGTTCCTGGCGATGCTGGCCGACGCCCTGGATACCCCAGTTATTCCGCTAGAGATGAAGCGCGCGACTCTCCGCGGCACCGCGCTCATCGTTCTTGAGCAGTTGGAACCAGGCGCTCCTCGCGCGACGCCACCATTTGGCACCGCGCATCAGCCGCGCTTTGCCGAGCATTACACCAAGGCAAGAGAGCTTTTCGACGCCCTCTACCGCACGTTGGTTTAG